CTTTCCCGCAAGGGCGCCGATCTGATCGTCGCCAATGATGTGTCAAAGGAAGGCGTCATGGGCGGCGCGCGCAACGCGGTGACGCTGGTGACAAAGGACGGCACTGAAACCTGGCCGGACCTCGACAAGACCGAGGTCGCGGCAAGGCTTGCGGCGTGGATCGCCAATCGGTTCTGAGCAAGGCCAGGAGCGCGTCCAGAAAAGCGGACATGCTCTATCGCCGCTCCTGCAGCCGCTTGATCACCGCTGCGCGGACATCCTCGCCCTCGGCGTTCAGCGCCCGGTCCAGGGCTTTCATCCGTCGGCGCAGCGTGTTGAGTTCGTCCATCAGGCCGAGGACCACAGGAACCGCCTCGTCATTGACATCGAGATCCTCCGTCAGCTCGACAATGAGCTGCAGGCGGGCAAGGTCGGTCTCGTCGAAGGCCGGGCCGCGCTCACCCTGGCGGGGTTTCACCCATGAGCGGGTGACACAGATTTCCAGACGTTCGGCGCTCAGCCGGCCGACTCGTTCCAGTACCTCTGTTTTCGTCATGATGATCATCGCCGGCCTCCCTTCCAGCCCGCGCGCGGATTGTGCGGATGCTTCTCGCGCCAGACCTTGAGCGCTTCCTCAAGGGCGGGGTCCGCCTTTGGCGGCAGCACGATCTTCAGCGTCACCAGCATGTCGCCGGTCCCGCCGCCTGTTTTCGGGGCGCCCTTGCCCTTGAGCCGCATGACCCGTCCCGAGCTCGAATTGGCCGGAACCTTCAGGTTGACCCGGCCGTCGATCGTCGGCACGGAAACCGTTGCGCCCAGTACCGCCTCGTCGATGCCGACGGGCAGGTCGATCTTGATGTCGTCGCCCTCGCGGGTGAAGACGGGGTCGGGCAGGACCTCGACGCGCACATAGGCATCGCCCGGCGGCCCGCCATTGAGGCCCGGCTCGCCCTTTCCGGCAAGCCGCATCGTCTTGCCGTCCTCGATCCCGGCGGGAATGGTGAGCGCGATCTTGCCGCCCTCGGGCAGGCCGACCGTCTTCTTCGCGCCGGTGAGCGCTTCAATAAGGCTGACCTGGAGGTGGAAATGGCGATCCTGCCCGCGCATGCGCATTGAACCGCGCTCCCCGAATGAACCGCCGGACGCCCTGCCGCCGAAGGCGCGGGCGAAGAAATCGCCAAGATCGTCGAACCCGCCCTCGAATTCGTAGCGCGCGCTCGGGTCGGCCTCGGCATGGGCGCGGTAATATTGCCGCTCCGGCCGTTCCTGCTGGTTGATGTCGATCTCGCCGGCATCGAACCGGCGGCGTTTCTCCGGATCGCTCAAAAGGTCGTAGGCCGCCGTCACCTGGCCGAACTGTTCGGCCTTGGCGGCGTCACCGGGGTTGAGATCCGGGTGAAGTTTCTTGGCAAGCTGCCGGTAGGCCTTCTTGATCTCGTCCTGCGAGGCCGTCTTGGCAACGCCGAGCAATTGATAGGGGTCGTGTTGTTGTTGCGCCATGATTGTGACCTTGATCAATCGGCGGTTGGGCCGCCTTGCCTTATGATATGGGAATGTCCGTTTCCGCTTTCCAGACTCCGTGAAGCCGCCTGGCGAAGCAGAACGACACTTGCAAAACCGTTATAATAACGTATATACGAAACTACGTAGTTTTTAGCGAGGAGTTTGCAATGTCTCTCGATCGTGCCGTTCTGGCCTTTGCCGGTATCATGGTTCTTCTGTCGGTGGTTCTGACAGTCTTCGTCAGCATCTACTGGCTGTGGTTCACCGCCTTCATCGGCCTCAACATGCTACAATCGGCCTTTACCGGCTTCTGCCCGGCGGCCATGATTTTCAAGAAGCTCGGCATCAAGCCCGGCACCGCATTCTGAAAGGCGAGACGATGATGCCCAGAGCGCTTGCATGGCGCGGCACGGCCGCGCTTCTTGCCGCCTTCCTCACGGCCGTTTCAGCCTCCGCCGCAACGCTGAAGGTCGAGCCGATGACCGTGCCGGAATGGAAGGCGGTCTATGGCGAGGTCAAGGCCCGCGACACGGTGCCTGCGCGTGCGCGCATCGGCGGCACGCTCGAATCGCTGACGCTGACGGAAGGCGACACGGTGAGCGAGGGCGATGTGATCGGCACTGTCCGGGACGACAAGCTCGACTACCAGATTGCCGCCTATGAGGCCCAGTTGAAGGGGCTCAACGCCTCGCTGGAAAACGCCCGTTCGGAACTGGAGCGCGGCGAAAATCTCAACCAGCGCGGGGTGATGAGCAACCAGCAGCTCGACACGCTGAGGACCCAGGTCGATGTGGTCGTCAACAACATCGCCTCGGTCAATGCCAATATGGAGGTCGTCCGCCAGCAATTGCGCGAGGGCGATATTCTTGCTCCGGCATCCGGCCGCGTGCTGCGGGTGCCCGTCGTCGAGGGTTCGGTGATCCTCCCCGGCGAGACGGTCGCCACAATCGGTTCCGGCGGCTTTTTTCTGAGGCTTGCGATCCCCGCCCGCCACGCAAACCTTCTGGAGGAGGGGGCGTCCATCGAGATCAGCCGTCCCGGAAGCGAGGGTGAAGCCACCGGCAAGCTGGTCAAGCTCTATCCGGAACTCGAAAACAACCGGGTGATTGCCGATGTGGAGGTCGACGGGCTGAAGACCGGCTATGTCAACCAGCGCTTCCTGGTGCGCGTGCCGATCGGCGAGCGCGAGGCCCTCTTCGTGCCCGAAAATGCCGTGACCACACGCCACGGGCTCGATTTCGTCACCGTCGCCCTGGATGACGGCAGGACGCGGGAGAAGACCGTGATGACCGGCGGCAACGCCGACATCAAGGATCAGACCATGACCGAGATACTGACCGGGCTTTCACCCGGCGATGAGGTAATCGTCCCATGAAACCGCACAAGCTTGGTCTTGCCGGCGGGCTGACCAAATCCTTCATCGCATCGCCGCTGACGCCGCTCTTCTTGCTGGCGGCGCTGGCGCTCGGCCTTGTGGCATTGTTCACCTTACCGCGCGAGGAAGAGCCGCAGATCTCCGTTCCCATGGTCGACATCATCGTCCAGGCCCCGGGGCTGAAGGCGGAGGATGCCGTCAAGCTCGTCTCCGAGCCGCTGGAGACGATTATCAAGGGCATCAATGACGTCGAGCATGTCTATTCGCAGACATCCGACAACCAGGTCATGGTCACGGCCCGCTTCATGGTCGGCACGCCAGCCGACAGCGCGGTGCTGCGCGTCCATGACAAGGTCATGGCCAATATGTCCGACATTCCCGTCGGCATTCCCGAACCGCTGATTATTGGCCGCACCATTGACGACGTCGCCATTGTCGCGCTGACGCTGACGCCCGCCGACGGCCGGGATGCGGGCATCACCGCAAACGACCTGACCCGGGTGGCGCGCGAGCTGCAGACCGAACTCACCAAGATTGACGAGGTGGGGCTCACCTATCTGGTCGGCGAGACCGGCGAGGCGATCCGCATCGCTCCCGATCCCGAACGGTTGGCGCTCTATGGCGTGACGCTGAAGTCGCTGACCGGCAAGGTGACGGCGGCCAACCGCGCCTTCTCCACCGGCACGGTGCGCGACAACGGCATGCAGATCGATGTCATGGCCGGCCAGACCCTGTCTTCGCCCGGCGAGATCGGCAATCTCCTGCTGACGAGCGCCGACGGCCGCCCGGTCTATGTCCGCGATGTCGCCGACATCTCCTATATCACCAATGATTCCGACGCGATTGCCTCCTCGGTCACGCTTGGAGAAGACGGCACGATGGATCGCGTTCCGGCCGTCACCCTGGCCATCGCCAAGCGCGCCGGGGCGAACGCCGTCAATGTCGCCCACGACATTCTCCATCGCGTGGATGAGTTGAAGGGCACGCTCATTCCCGACACGATGGCCGTTTCGGTCACCCGCGACTATGGCGAGACGGCAAATGAGAAGGCCAACGAGCTGCTGTTCCATCTGGCGCTTGCGACGGTCTCGATCATCATCCTCGTCTGGGTGGCGATCGGACTCAGGGAAGCGCTGGTGGTTGCCATCGTCATTCCGGTGACGATCCTGCTGACGCTGTTTGCCGCCAATATCATGGGCTATACGCTGAACCGCGTGTCGCTTTTCGCGCTGATCTTCTCCATCGGTATCCTCGTGGATGACGCCATCGTCGTGATCGAGAACATTGCCCGCCACTGGGCGATGCCCGATGAGCGCACCCGCGTTCAGGCGGCAATCGAGGCCGTGGCGGAAGTCGGCAACCCGACCATCGTCGCAACGCTGACGGTCGTGGCCGCCCTTCTGCCGATGATGTTCGTCTCGGGCATGATGGGCCCCTATATGAGCCCGATCCCGGCGGTTGCCTCTGCCGCGATGATCTTCTCCTTCTTTGTCGCGGTGATGATCACGCCCTGGCTGATGGTGAGGATTGCCGGCAATGCCAAGCTGCACGCCGAGGACGGCCATGGCGGCGGGGCGCTCGGCCGCGCCTATGCGGCGGTCGCACGCCCGATCCTGAAGACGAAGTTCCGCTCCTGGACCTTCATCGGGCTTGTTCTGGTCGCCACCTTCGGCTCGCTCAGCCTGTTCTACACCAAGCATGTCACCGTCAAGCTTCTGCCCTTCGACAACAAGTCGGAACTGCAGGTGACGATCGACCTGCCGGAAGGCGCTTCGGTCGAGGAGACCGACGCGATTGCCCAGGCCGTTGCCGACGTGGTGCTGCAGACGCCGGAAGTCATGTCGGTGCAGACCCATGCGGGCACCGCTTCGCCCTTCAACTTCAACGGTCTGGTTCGCCATTACTACATGCGCAACCGGCCGGAGATGGGCGACGTCCAGATCAATCTGACGCCGAAGGGCGATCGCGACCGATCGAGCCACGAGATCGCGCTCGATCTCAGGCAGAAGATCCTGGCAGAGGTCCCCGTACCGGAGGGCAGTTCGTTGAAGGTCGTCGAGCCGCCGCCGGGGCCCCCGGTCATGGCGACGCTCTTGGCGGAAATCTACGGCCCGGATGCCGAGACCCGCCGCGCGGTCGCCGAAAAGGTCAAGGAAGCCTTCCGCTCCGTGCCCTTCATCGTCGATGTCGATGACAGCTACGGCCAGCAGACGCGACGCCTCAGGGTGGCGATTTCCGGCGATGACCTGGAAAGCTACGGCGTTGCCGAACAGGATGTCTTCGACGCGTTGTCGGCGCTGAACGGCACCGCCACGGTTGGCTACTCTCACCGCGGCGGCGGGCGGCCTCCAATCCCGATCGAGATCGGCCGCACCAAGGACCAGAAGGTGCTTGACGAGACATTCCTGTCGACGCCCGTTGCCTCGGCCACCGGCGGGACCGCTTCCGTGGTTGAGCTCGGCGATGTCGTCACCGTCACGGAGGAGCCGACCTCCTACGCCATCTTCCGCCATAACGGCCACTATGCCGACATGGTGACCGGCGAACTGGCAGGCGATTTCGAAGCGCCGCTTTACGGCATGCTCGCCGTTCAGGACGCGATCGACGCGATGGACTGGGGCGACCTGCCGAAGCCTGTCATCAAGCTGCACGGCCAACCGGAGGATGAATCCGAGCCGGTTCTCTTGTGGGATGGCGAATGGGAGGTCACATGGGTGACGTTCCGCGACATGGGCGCCGCCTTCATGGTTGCGCTTCTCGGGATCTATATCCTCGTCGTCGCCCAGTTCGGCTCGTTCAAGGTGCCGCTGGTGATCCTGACGCCGGTGCCGTTGACCTTTATCGGCATCATGCTCGGCCACTGGATGTTCAACGCGCCGTTCACGGCGACCTCGATGATCGGCTTCATCGCGCTCGCCGGCATCATCGTGCGCAATTCGATCCTGCTGGTCGACTTCATCCGGCATACCAAGTCGGATGACGTGCCGATGATCGACACGTTGATCGCGGCGGGCTCGATCCGCTTCAAGCCGATCCTGCTGACCGCGCTTGCGGCCATCATCGGCGCGGCCGTCATCCTGGCCGATCCGATCTTCCAGGGTCTTGCAATCTCTCTGCTGTTCGGCCTCATCTCGTCGACCCTGCTGACGGTGCTGATCATCCCGGCGATCTACCGGGTGCTGAGAAGCTGATACCGAAGATCGGCGGCCGCCATGCTGCAAAATGGCGGCCGCCGCAACGTTGCGGAATGCCTGCGCCACAGGTCCGCGAGAGCGCCTTCTGCCACTTTTGCGCACAATGGAAAAGCATAGCCTCACTAATCCCATGGTTGCTATTGCCCTTGATACGTGTAAAAACTAGGCGTTGTAATCACACCTCGCCTGCGCTTGAAAAAGCCGGGTGATTCGAAGCGAAATCAGTCGCCGGCCGGTGCAAAAAGGAAGCCTTGCCGACGCGCCCGAAAGACAAGATTCCCTTGCAGAAATATCAAGACCTGCTGGAATACCTCGTTCTGATCCACGAGATTGACAGCCTGACGAGCCTTCGCGCGGCCATGGAAAAGGTTGCCCGACGCTATGATTTCGCGCGGACCGGATTGTTTCGGCGGTCCCTGACCCCCGCCCGTGACGCGGTCGCATGGCGCTGTCTTGTCGGGAGCGAACCCGATGCCGAGAACCCGATACTCTTTGACGGCGCCGTCGATGGCGTTCTGCTGGCGGCCGGCGCGCTCGAAGGCGCCTATTTCTGGGATTCGGCGCTCGCGGCCGGTGGGCGGTTCAATCCCGCGCTTTCTCGCGCACTGCGTCTGCGGTGCGTCCGGGCGGCGCAGGAGGGGCTGGCTTACGGCGTCACCTTTCCGGTCTTCGGGCGCGAGGGGCTGGCCGGCGCGCTCGCAATGGCGCGCGGCCGGCGGATCGAGCTTTCTCCGCTGGAAATCAGCCTCTTCAGCGCGCTCGCCCGGGAAACGCTCAACCGTTGTTTTGTTATTCTGCGTTGCGGCGAAACCGACGCGCCCGGAGGGAACACGGTCCCGGCGCTCTCGCTGCGTGAGCTGACCATTCTGAAGAACCTGGCTGACGGGATGACGTCGGTCGAAGCCGGAAGGACGATCGGCCTCACCAATCATACGGTCAATTGGTATGTCAGCGGCCTGCAGCAGAAACTCGGGGCGCGCAACCGGCAAAACCTCGTTGCCCTTGCGTTTCGGCTCGGTCTCGTCTCCTGATTGCGGCAAATCGATTAAGGCATCAGGGCGGGTTTGCGCTTGCCCGAGAGTTTGGCTATGACTTTGAAATTGCGATTGTCACGCTTTTTTCCTGAGGAGGCCTTCCTTGCCGATTTCAAAGATACTTGTCGCCAACCGCTCCGAGATTGCCATCCGTGTTTTTCGCGCTGCAAACGAACTGGACATAAAAACGGTCGCGATCTGGGCGGAAGAGGACAAGCTGGCGCTCCATCGGTTCAAGGCGGATGAGAGCTATCAGGTCGGGCGCGGCCCTCACCTCGATCGCGATATGGGTCCGATCGAGAGCTACCTTTCCATTGAGGAAGTGATCCGTGTCGCCAAGCTTTCCGGCGCCGATGCCATCCATCCGGGTTACGGCCTTCTTTCCGAGAGCCCGGAGTTCGTCGATGCCTGCGCGGAAGCCGGTATCACCTTCATCGGACCGAAGGCCGAGACCATGCGCCGGCTTGGCAACAAGGTTGCGGCCCGCAATCTCGCCATCGAGGTCGGCGTGCCGGTCGTCCCCGCGACCGACCCGCTGCCCGACGACATGGCGGAAGTCGAGCGGATGGCGGAGGAAATCGGCTTTCCGGTGATGCTGAAAGCCTCTTGGGGCGGCGGCGGTCGCGGCATGCGCGTCATCCGGTCCAAGGCCGATCTCGCCCGCGAGGTGACCGAGGCAAAGCGCGAGGCCAAGGCCGCCTTCGGCAAGGACGAGGTCTATCTCGAAAAGCTGGTGGAGCGCGCCCGGCACGTGGAAAGCCAGATTCTGGGCGACACCCACGGCAATGTGGTGCATCTGTTCGAGCGCGACTGTTCGATCCAGCGCCGCAACCAGAAGGTCGTCGAACGCGCGCCGGCGCCTTATCTTTCCGAGGCGCAGCGCGCCGAACTCGCCGAATATTCGCTGAAGATCGGCCGGGCCACCGACTACATCGGCGCGGGCACGGTCGAGTATCTGATGGATGCCGATACCGGAAAATTCTACTTCATCGAGGTCAATCCGCGTATCCAGGTCGAGCACACGGTGACGGAAACCGTGACCGGCATCGACATCGTCAAGGCGCAGATCCATATTCTCGACGGCGCGGCGATCGGCACAGAGGAATCCGGCGTGCCGCCGCAGGAGGAGATTTACCTGCGCGGCCACGCGCTGCAGTGCCGCATCACCACGGAAGATCCCGAACACAATTTCATTCCCGATTACGGCCGCATCACCGCTTATCGCGGCGCCACCGGCTTCGGCATCCGCCTCGACGGCGGCACGGCCTATTCGGGCGCCGTCATCACACGCTTCTACGATCCGCTTCTTGAAAAAGTCACCGCCTGGGCACCGTCCCCGCAGGAGGCCGCGCGCCGCATGGACCGGGCATTGCGCGAGTTCCGCATTCGCGGCGTCGCCACCAACCTCACCTTCCTCGAAGCGATCATCACCCATCCGCAATTCATGGATTACAGCTACACCACGCGTTTCATCGACGAGACGCCGGAACTGTTTTCCCAGGTCAAGCGCGCCGACCGCGCCACCAAGCTCCTGACCTATCTGGCCGATGTCACCGTCAACGGCCATCCGGAGGTCAAGGGCCGTCCGCGCCCCTCCGACGAGATCGCGGCGCCCGTCGTGCCCTTCATCGAGGGCGATCCGAAGCCGGGCACCAAGCAGCTTCTCGACAAGATGGGGCCGGAGAAATTCGCCAAGTGGATGCGCAATGAAAAGCGCGTCCTGATGACTGACACCACCATGCGCGACGGCCACCAGTCCCTGCTGGCGACCCGCATGCGCACCCATGACATTGCGACCATCGCCGGCACCTATGCCCGGGCGCTGCCGGAGCTTCTGTCGCTCGAATGCTGGGGCGGGGCGACCTTCGACGTGTCGATGCGCTTCCTGACGGAAGACCCGTGGGAGCGGCTGGCGAAGGTCCGCCAGAACGCACCGAACCTTCTGCTGCAGATGCTGCTCAGGGGCGCAAACGGCGTCGGCTACAAGAACTATCCCGACAATGTGGTCAAATACTTCGTCCGCCAGGCGGCCGCGGGCGGGATCGATCTCTTCCGCGTCTTCGACTGCCTCAACTGGGTGGAGAACATGCGCGTCTCGATGGACGCCGTGGCCGAGGAAGGCAAACTCTGCGAGGCGGCGATCTGCTATACCGGCGACATCATGAATGCGCGCCGTCCGCAATATGACCTGAAATACTACACCGACCTTGCCAGGGAACTGGAAGCCGCCGGCGCCCATATCATCGCGGTGAAGGACATGGCCGGCCTGCTGAAGCCGGCAGCCGCCAAGATGCTGTTCACGGCGCTGCGCGATGCCACCGAACTGCCGATCCACTTCCACACCCATGACACGTCGGGCATTTCAGCTGCCACCGTGCTGTCGGCGATCGATGCCGGCGTCGATGCCGTCGATGCGGCCATGGATGCCTTCTCCGGCAACACCTCGCAGCCCTGCCTTGGCTCGATCGTCGAGGCGCTGAAGGGCCACGAGCGCGATCCGGGCCTCGATACCGGCTATATCCGCCGCATCTCCTTCTACTGGGAGGCCGTGCGCCACCAGTATGCCGCCTTTGAGAGCGACCTGAAGGGGCCGGCCTCGGAAGTCTATCTGCATGAAATGCCGGGTGGCCAGTTCACCAATCTGAAGGAGCAGGCCCGCTCGCTCGGGCTTGAGACCCGCTGGCACGAAGTGGCGCAGGCCTATGCCGACGCCAACCAGATGTTCGGCGATATCGTCAAGGTCACGCCGTCCTCCAAGGTTGTCGGCGACATGGCGCTGATGATGGTGAGCCAGGATCTCTCCGTTGCCGATGTCGAAAACCCGGCCAAGGACATGTCCTTCCCGGATTCGGTCATCTCCATGCTCAAGGGCGATCTCGGCCAGCCGCCGGCCGGATGGCCGGAGGGGCTGCAGAAGAAGGCGCTGAAGGGTGACAAGCCCTATACGGTGCGTCCCGGCTCGCTGCTGGAAGATGCCGATCTGGAGGCCGAACGCAAGCAGGCCGAGGAAAAGGTCGGCCGCGAGATCAATGATTTCGAACTCGCCTCCTACCTGATGTATCCGAAGGTCTTCGTCGACTATGCGCTGGCGAGCGAGACCTACGGTCCTGTTTCGGTTCTGCCGACGCCTGCCTATTTCTACGGTCTCGACGAGGGCGACGAGCTCTTCGCCGATCTCGAAGTCGGCAAGACGATCGTGGTGCAGAACCAGGCGGTCACCAGCCCGGACGAGAAGGGCATGGTCACTGTGTTCTTCGAACTGAACGGCGCGCCGCGCTCGATCAAGGTGCCGGACCGCGCCCATGGCGCAACGGGCGGGGCCAACCAGAAGGTGGATCCGGCCAACCAGAACCAGATCGGCGCGCCGATGCCGGGCGTGATTTCCACCGTTGCCGTTTCCGCCGGCCAGCAGGTCTCCTCCGGCGACGTGCTCGTATCCATCGAAGCGATGAAGATGGAAACCGCGCTCCACGCCGATCGCGACGGCGTCATCAAGGAAGTCCATGTCAAGGCGGGCGACCAGATCGACGCCAAGGACCTTCTGGTGGTGTTTGAGGACTGAGACCGGTCCCCGTCCGCCTGAGATGTTTGAAAACCCCGGTCATTCGGCCGGGGTTTTTGCATGTGCGGGCGTGGCGACGGGCGACGGGGCGGGACCGCCTGTCATGCGGCCGAGCCAGAGGCTTGCCAGCACCAGCACGGCGCCTGCGGCCTGTAGCGGCGACAAGGCCTGACCGAGCAGGATCCAGCCGAGC
This window of the Martelella lutilitoris genome carries:
- a CDS encoding chaperone modulator CbpM, translating into MTKTEVLERVGRLSAERLEICVTRSWVKPRQGERGPAFDETDLARLQLIVELTEDLDVNDEAVPVVLGLMDELNTLRRRMKALDRALNAEGEDVRAAVIKRLQERR
- a CDS encoding DnaJ C-terminal domain-containing protein, which codes for MAQQQHDPYQLLGVAKTASQDEIKKAYRQLAKKLHPDLNPGDAAKAEQFGQVTAAYDLLSDPEKRRRFDAGEIDINQQERPERQYYRAHAEADPSARYEFEGGFDDLGDFFARAFGGRASGGSFGERGSMRMRGQDRHFHLQVSLIEALTGAKKTVGLPEGGKIALTIPAGIEDGKTMRLAGKGEPGLNGGPPGDAYVRVEVLPDPVFTREGDDIKIDLPVGIDEAVLGATVSVPTIDGRVNLKVPANSSSGRVMRLKGKGAPKTGGGTGDMLVTLKIVLPPKADPALEEALKVWREKHPHNPRAGWKGGRR
- a CDS encoding YgaP family membrane protein, which codes for MSLDRAVLAFAGIMVLLSVVLTVFVSIYWLWFTAFIGLNMLQSAFTGFCPAAMIFKKLGIKPGTAF
- a CDS encoding efflux RND transporter periplasmic adaptor subunit → MPRALAWRGTAALLAAFLTAVSASAATLKVEPMTVPEWKAVYGEVKARDTVPARARIGGTLESLTLTEGDTVSEGDVIGTVRDDKLDYQIAAYEAQLKGLNASLENARSELERGENLNQRGVMSNQQLDTLRTQVDVVVNNIASVNANMEVVRQQLREGDILAPASGRVLRVPVVEGSVILPGETVATIGSGGFFLRLAIPARHANLLEEGASIEISRPGSEGEATGKLVKLYPELENNRVIADVEVDGLKTGYVNQRFLVRVPIGEREALFVPENAVTTRHGLDFVTVALDDGRTREKTVMTGGNADIKDQTMTEILTGLSPGDEVIVP
- a CDS encoding efflux RND transporter permease subunit, encoding MKPHKLGLAGGLTKSFIASPLTPLFLLAALALGLVALFTLPREEEPQISVPMVDIIVQAPGLKAEDAVKLVSEPLETIIKGINDVEHVYSQTSDNQVMVTARFMVGTPADSAVLRVHDKVMANMSDIPVGIPEPLIIGRTIDDVAIVALTLTPADGRDAGITANDLTRVARELQTELTKIDEVGLTYLVGETGEAIRIAPDPERLALYGVTLKSLTGKVTAANRAFSTGTVRDNGMQIDVMAGQTLSSPGEIGNLLLTSADGRPVYVRDVADISYITNDSDAIASSVTLGEDGTMDRVPAVTLAIAKRAGANAVNVAHDILHRVDELKGTLIPDTMAVSVTRDYGETANEKANELLFHLALATVSIIILVWVAIGLREALVVAIVIPVTILLTLFAANIMGYTLNRVSLFALIFSIGILVDDAIVVIENIARHWAMPDERTRVQAAIEAVAEVGNPTIVATLTVVAALLPMMFVSGMMGPYMSPIPAVASAAMIFSFFVAVMITPWLMVRIAGNAKLHAEDGHGGGALGRAYAAVARPILKTKFRSWTFIGLVLVATFGSLSLFYTKHVTVKLLPFDNKSELQVTIDLPEGASVEETDAIAQAVADVVLQTPEVMSVQTHAGTASPFNFNGLVRHYYMRNRPEMGDVQINLTPKGDRDRSSHEIALDLRQKILAEVPVPEGSSLKVVEPPPGPPVMATLLAEIYGPDAETRRAVAEKVKEAFRSVPFIVDVDDSYGQQTRRLRVAISGDDLESYGVAEQDVFDALSALNGTATVGYSHRGGGRPPIPIEIGRTKDQKVLDETFLSTPVASATGGTASVVELGDVVTVTEEPTSYAIFRHNGHYADMVTGELAGDFEAPLYGMLAVQDAIDAMDWGDLPKPVIKLHGQPEDESEPVLLWDGEWEVTWVTFRDMGAAFMVALLGIYILVVAQFGSFKVPLVILTPVPLTFIGIMLGHWMFNAPFTATSMIGFIALAGIIVRNSILLVDFIRHTKSDDVPMIDTLIAAGSIRFKPILLTALAAIIGAAVILADPIFQGLAISLLFGLISSTLLTVLIIPAIYRVLRS
- a CDS encoding helix-turn-helix transcriptional regulator, translating into MQKYQDLLEYLVLIHEIDSLTSLRAAMEKVARRYDFARTGLFRRSLTPARDAVAWRCLVGSEPDAENPILFDGAVDGVLLAAGALEGAYFWDSALAAGGRFNPALSRALRLRCVRAAQEGLAYGVTFPVFGREGLAGALAMARGRRIELSPLEISLFSALARETLNRCFVILRCGETDAPGGNTVPALSLRELTILKNLADGMTSVEAGRTIGLTNHTVNWYVSGLQQKLGARNRQNLVALAFRLGLVS
- the pyc gene encoding pyruvate carboxylase — translated: MPISKILVANRSEIAIRVFRAANELDIKTVAIWAEEDKLALHRFKADESYQVGRGPHLDRDMGPIESYLSIEEVIRVAKLSGADAIHPGYGLLSESPEFVDACAEAGITFIGPKAETMRRLGNKVAARNLAIEVGVPVVPATDPLPDDMAEVERMAEEIGFPVMLKASWGGGGRGMRVIRSKADLAREVTEAKREAKAAFGKDEVYLEKLVERARHVESQILGDTHGNVVHLFERDCSIQRRNQKVVERAPAPYLSEAQRAELAEYSLKIGRATDYIGAGTVEYLMDADTGKFYFIEVNPRIQVEHTVTETVTGIDIVKAQIHILDGAAIGTEESGVPPQEEIYLRGHALQCRITTEDPEHNFIPDYGRITAYRGATGFGIRLDGGTAYSGAVITRFYDPLLEKVTAWAPSPQEAARRMDRALREFRIRGVATNLTFLEAIITHPQFMDYSYTTRFIDETPELFSQVKRADRATKLLTYLADVTVNGHPEVKGRPRPSDEIAAPVVPFIEGDPKPGTKQLLDKMGPEKFAKWMRNEKRVLMTDTTMRDGHQSLLATRMRTHDIATIAGTYARALPELLSLECWGGATFDVSMRFLTEDPWERLAKVRQNAPNLLLQMLLRGANGVGYKNYPDNVVKYFVRQAAAGGIDLFRVFDCLNWVENMRVSMDAVAEEGKLCEAAICYTGDIMNARRPQYDLKYYTDLARELEAAGAHIIAVKDMAGLLKPAAAKMLFTALRDATELPIHFHTHDTSGISAATVLSAIDAGVDAVDAAMDAFSGNTSQPCLGSIVEALKGHERDPGLDTGYIRRISFYWEAVRHQYAAFESDLKGPASEVYLHEMPGGQFTNLKEQARSLGLETRWHEVAQAYADANQMFGDIVKVTPSSKVVGDMALMMVSQDLSVADVENPAKDMSFPDSVISMLKGDLGQPPAGWPEGLQKKALKGDKPYTVRPGSLLEDADLEAERKQAEEKVGREINDFELASYLMYPKVFVDYALASETYGPVSVLPTPAYFYGLDEGDELFADLEVGKTIVVQNQAVTSPDEKGMVTVFFELNGAPRSIKVPDRAHGATGGANQKVDPANQNQIGAPMPGVISTVAVSAGQQVSSGDVLVSIEAMKMETALHADRDGVIKEVHVKAGDQIDAKDLLVVFED